In one window of Oncorhynchus kisutch isolate 150728-3 linkage group LG16, Okis_V2, whole genome shotgun sequence DNA:
- the kcnk7 gene encoding potassium channel, subfamily K, member 7 yields MICWVDSSQRFCRKHAFWFLLLSYVLFTLFGGLVLMAIEQPQENKLKAQVLELRENFLRDNYCAPESRLDTIIVKASFSANRNIAVLDAHRDDWSWDFISSMFFVINVLTVRGYGNSSLLSDDGKLFCIFYCLLGIPLTLYVLSCLSDLMLPILTHGPVRHLQTYWGLPYGRAVLLHASLFSLVLVILLFLLPATSLCYLKPEWSFLDTLFFCVVTLSTIGQGDYLLGKRHNKATKECMEFLTSCYLMAGIVAILTFQETATEVPQVQAVFRLFCGPQDREVKGTDGDEMVLSEEELQYTLPDSIAPCPLEPPAPLSPDQPNPHDPDPQPILW; encoded by the exons ATGATCTGTTGGGTCGACTCGTCCCAGAGGTTCTGTCGGAAGCATGCCTTCTGGTTCCTGCTCCTCAGCTACGTCCTCTTCACACTCTTTGGGGGTCTGGTGCTCATGGCTATTGAGCAGCCCCAGGAAAACAAGCTCAAAGCACAGGTCCTTGAACTCCGAGAGAACTTTCTGAGGGACAACTACTGCGCACCGGAGAGCAGGCTGGATACAATTATCGTGAAAGCGTCCTTTTCTGCTAATCGAAACATTGCTGTCTTAGATGCACACAGAGATGATTGGAGCTGGGATTTTATCTCGTCCATGTTCTTTGTGATCAATGTTTTGACTGTCCGTG GTTATGGTAACTCCAGTCTCCTTTCTGATGACGGAAAACTTTTCTGCATCTTCTACTGCCTGCTGGGAATCCCCCTCACCCTTTATGTCCTCTCCTGCCTGTCTGACCTCATGCTGCCCATCCTTACCCATGGCCCTGTGCGCCACCTCCAGACCTACTGGGGCCTGCCCTACGGCCGGGCAGTGCTGCTCCATGCCAGCCTCTTCTCTCTGGTCCTGGTGATACTCTTGTTCCTGCTGCCCGCTACCAGCCTCTGCTACCTGAAGCCAGAGTGGAGCTTCCTGGACACCCTGTTCTTCTGCGTGGTCACCCTCAGCACCATCGGCCAGGGGGACTACCTACTGGGGAAAAGGCACAACAAGGCGACCAAGGAGTGCATGGAATTCCTCACCTCCT gTTATTTAATGGCTGGCATCGTGGCGATTCTGACTTTCCAGGAGACTGCCACGGAGGTGCCACAGGTCCAAGCAGTGTTCCGGCTGTTCTGtggaccccaggacagagaagtgAAGGGAACAGACGGGGATGAGATGGTGCTCAGTGAAGAGGAGCTCCAGTACACTCTCCCTGACTCAATCGCCCCCTGTCCTCTGGAACCGCCTGCACCCCTGTCTCCTGATCAGCCGAATCCCCATGATCCTGACCCCCAACCTATCCTGTGGTAG